The uncultured Dysgonomonas sp. genome contains the following window.
ATTATAAATATTGGGGTAAAGATAACAGATAAAAAAGGGGTAAAAGTGTAAAGTTTGTCAACTTTTCGACTAAAATCAAGATATATATAGATTTAGGCACTTCTATAAAATAAGAAAAGGTTGTCATCCCGACAACCAATCTTCATTGTTAACCTTAAATCTAATACCATGAAAAACACAGTACAAAGATAATGGATTTTTATGTTATAAAACATATTTCGATGTTTTTCTTTCGAAAATTAGCAATATTTAACTACACATTACCGTCCGGAAGTTCTTTTTGTGCTTTAACTCCCAATTCTTTAAGCATTTCTGCCTGACGCATCAGATTCCCATTACCTTCTTTTAACTGGGAGAAAGCTTTATCATACGACTTTTGAGAACGCTCTATATTCTTCCCTACATCCTGGAGGGTATCCACAAAGCCTGCAAATTTATCGTAGAGTGCAGCGCCACGCTTGGCAATCTCAATGGCATTACGGCTCTGATACTCCCGTTTCCACAAGTCGGAAACAACCTTCAATGATGCAATCAGATTAGTCGGGCTAATCAGTAAGATACGCTTGCGGTAGGCATAATCCCACAGAGTAGAATCAAGCTGCATTGCTAGTATATATGCAGGTTCGTTAGGGATAAACATCATTACAAAATCGAGAGACTCTACATAGTCCTGATACGATTTCTGGCTCAGTTCATCTATATGCTGCTTGATGGATATTACATGTTCTTTCTCCGCTATCAGCTTAACATCGTCAGAGTCCGCCTCCACATACTTGACATAAGCGCTCAGGGACACTTTAGAATCTATAATTATTTTCCGTCCTCCCGGATATACCACGACAACATCGGGTTGCATATATTTATCCTGCGTATTCCGGATGCGGCTGCCATTCTCGTCCACAATGAATTCCTGAGTGAAATACTCTTCCCCTTTTTTTAGCCCGGACTTTTCAAGAATAGATTCGAGTATCATCTCACCCCAGTTTCCCTGTATTTTATTATTGCCTTTTAAGGCCTTAGTCAGATTATTGGCATCTTCGCTTATCTGATTGTTAAGGGCGACAAGTTCTCGTATACGCTCTTCCAGAGAAAAACGCTGCTTGGATTCTTTATCATAGGTTTCCTC
Protein-coding sequences here:
- the rmuC gene encoding DNA recombination protein RmuC; its protein translation is MELVYASIILVLAIVLVLFMQKGNKQREQELKNEINRLSADKDAIQKEQMDKIREIAETRALLQSKDEQLRLQQEELLNTRAQLNKDFQILANQILEEKTLRFTDMNRSNMEAILKPLNEKLVEFKVKVEETYDKESKQRFSLEERIRELVALNNQISEDANNLTKALKGNNKIQGNWGEMILESILEKSGLKKGEEYFTQEFIVDENGSRIRNTQDKYMQPDVVVVYPGGRKIIIDSKVSLSAYVKYVEADSDDVKLIAEKEHVISIKQHIDELSQKSYQDYVESLDFVMMFIPNEPAYILAMQLDSTLWDYAYRKRILLISPTNLIASLKVVSDLWKREYQSRNAIEIAKRGAALYDKFAGFVDTLQDVGKNIERSQKSYDKAFSQLKEGNGNLMRQAEMLKELGVKAQKELPDGNV